A window of the Cololabis saira isolate AMF1-May2022 chromosome 19, fColSai1.1, whole genome shotgun sequence genome harbors these coding sequences:
- the LOC133419119 gene encoding FERM domain-containing protein 6-like, with translation MPNIPPSHTLSAHHVASGRGQEAGLLLVGGQKEDIKAFVGLRLTEACVTMRTKWTRQVCVLLPNKQRLDCRVRVKARGQEVLGIVLRRLSVSDLQVFGLAVLRENEYLFLDLDRKLNKYFGKKWSRDSLTVPFTLFLRVRFFVESGLLILSSKMQQLYYAELRQKVLRSQSQHQEALFFQLAASALQAEVGDLLQREEDGGGGETKEERMLTHYFLPEDYFPSWLIKRRGRDYLLKHCPVLHGELRGASRSRAILQFIRQASGLEDGATTFYRMRQEKKELKSFILLGVAVTGVQIYQEVEGKRSALFDCSWTDIDRFTFQGRRFEIAAVGSLCLSRLVYYTHSAFHSKHVLKHLCDNHRFHIHTRDAVSYLQQLEDTQGQQASSHSYKEAYICDPKRLKQKLRCHDLTSSMSDCSGAAEAVMPWTIEEEEEEDEGSPSEAKLWLDESEEAFVDDPAEVSWLSELLYGASVDGPLLLSTSPWAG, from the exons ATGCCAAACATTCCCCCTTCACACACGCTGTCTGCACATCATGTAGCGTCAGGCCGAGGCCAGGAGGCAGGCTTGCTTTTGGTGGGAGGACAGAAGGAGGATATAAAAGCATTTGTGGGGCTGAGACTAACGGAAGCTTGTGTGACGATGAGGACGAAGTGGACACGTCAAGTGTGCGTCCTTCTACCCAACAAGCAGCGCCTGGACTGTCGTGTCAGG GTGAAAGCCAGAGGTCAGGAGGTGTTAGGCATCGTGCTGAGGCGGCTCAGTGTCAGCGATCTCCAAGTGTTTGGTCTGGCTGTTCTCAGAG aaaatgaatATCTTTTTCTGGATTTGGACCGAAAGCTGAACAAGTACTTTGGCAAAAAATGGAGCAGGGACTCTTTAACG GTCCCGTTCACCTTATTTTTGAGGGTGCGATTTTTTGTGGAAAGTGGGCTGCTAATATT GAGCAGTAAAATGCAGCAGCTCTACTACGCTGAGCTGAGGCAGAAGGTGCTGCGCTCACAGAGCCAACACCAGGAAGCTCTGTTCTTCCAGCTGGCCGCTTCTGCGCTCCAGGCCGAGGTGGGAGATCTGCTGCAgagagaggaggatggaggtggaggagagacgAAAGAGGAGAGGATGCTTACACATTACTTTCTTCCTGAAGATTACTTCCCTtcttgg CTCATAAAGCGCAGAGGGAGAGACTACCTTCTCAAACACTGTCCAGTTCTCCATGGCGAGCTGAGAGGGGCGTCACGCAGCCGAGCCATCCTGCAGTTTATCAGACAGGCCAGCGGCCTGGAGGACGGAGCAACGACCTTCTACAGGATGAGACAG GAGAAGAAGGAGCTGAAAAGTTTCATTCTTCTCGGTGTGGCAGTTACAGGAGTCCAGATTTATCAG gagGTAGAAGGGAAGCGAAGTGCCCTTTTTGATTGCTCGTGGACAGATATTGACCGCTTTACGTTCCAG GGCCGGAGGTTTGAAATCGCTGCCGTGGGCTCTCTGTGCCTCTCCAGACTGGTGTACTACACTCATTCTGCCTTCCACTCTAAACACGTCCTGAAACACTTGTGTGACAACCATCGCTTTCACATACACACCAGAGACGCAGTCAGCTATTTACAGCAGCTGGAAGACACGCAGGGTCAGCAAGCTT CCTCTCACTCCTACAAAGAGGCGTACATCTGTGATCCCAAACGCTTAAAACAGAAACTACGCTGCCACGACCTCACGTCCTCCATGTCTGACTGCAGCGGTGCAGCAGAAGCAGTGATGCCTTGGACcatagaggaggaggaggaggaggatgaaggttCTCCATCAG AAGCCAAGCTGTGGTTGGACGAATCAGAGGAAGCTTTTGTTGACGACCCAGCCGAGGTGTCCTGGTTGTCAGAGCTGCTTTATGGCGCGTCTGTGGATGGACCTTTGTTGTTATCCACATCTCCCTGGGCAGGTTAG
- the ghdc gene encoding GH3 domain-containing protein yields MAFSSFLVFVPIAFAVLSVAFAINGEFPAMPAPLPAAAGICSLAGMALLWRDISSKMKGENRTVGSLLSQYLAVKFVGWLGGRQRRKLEADTLKVKQVQEETLLKRLRKNADTCYGRQYEFSSIEDAEGFRARHPITTYEHYREFIKRIAAGEEKVIIAEKPVILAMTSGTSGPSAMLLSTKDTNTEFFLQGVTVCLDAMRRAFSDTDSLQRTTKFFYTPTFRQSEAGIPIGPNSSTPASSRHMLNLYTTPAPAFEVPSEKDTLYLHLLFALKDPSVGTLESNFASTVFYAFTALQERWQELVEDIERGEISGALSLDPKVRAGLEALMKPDPRRAAQLRPLFQDGFSGIAKLLWPDLHLVLAVDSGSNQIYGEMLRDNYCKGVPFYSPFYAATEGLIGVNLWPQEASRRYLLCPRSMFCEFLPENSLEEESPQTLLMGEVKEGDSYELVVTNASGLFRFRIGDIVKVVGFHNQCPIVEFQYRRGQMLNVRGEKLSEALFLGALRKAVAQWPGAQLIDYSCAESGILGDSIGGSDPHYQVYIELKGVRNLTEEQRYKLDVCLQQDSAVYKSFRIKGSIGPVRVQLVAQGAFKELRKQMMEYTNTSPNTFKMHRVLRRKEYADFLLGKTVS; encoded by the exons atGGCTTTTTCAAGTTTTCTCGTTTTTGTGCCAATTGCTTTTGCAGTTTTATCTGTTGCTTTCGCCATAAACGGAGAATTTCCGG CCATGCCGGCTCCTCTCCCCGCAgccgcggggatctgctctctGGCCGGGATGGCGCTCCTGTGGAGAGACATCAGCAGCAAGATGAAGGGGGAAAACCGGACCGTAGGCAGCCTGTTGAGCCAGTATCTGGCGGTGAAGTTTGTGGGCTGGCTGGGTGGACGGCAGAGGAGGAAACTGGAGGCTGATACGCTCAAGGTGAAGCAGGTCCAGGAGGAGACGCTGCTGAAGCGGCTGCGGAAAAACGCAGACACGTGTTATGGAAGACAGTACGAATTCAGCTCTATTGAAG ACGCAGAAGGCTTCCGGGCGCGTCACCCCATCACCACGTATGAGCACTATCGAGAATTCATCAAGCGCATCGCAGCCGGAGAAGAGAAGGTTATCATTGCTGAGAAGCCGGTGATTCTGGCCATGACCTCTGGGACGTCGGGACCCAGTGCCATGTTGCTCAGCACCAAGGACACCAACACGGAGTTCTTCTTGCAG GGGGTGACTGTGTGTTTAGATGCCATGAGACGGGCATTCTCAGATACCGACAGCCTTCAGCGCACCACCAAGTTCTTCTACACGCCTACGTTTCGCCAGTCTGAGGCGGGGATTCCCATTGGGCCTAACTCTTCCACCCCGGCCTCATCCCGCCACATGCTCAACCTCTATACTACTCCAGCTCCTGCCTTTGAG GTTCCTAGTGAGAAGGACACCTTGTACCTGCACCTGCTGTTTGCCCTGAAGGATCCCAGTGTCGGAACACTGGAGTCCAACTTTGCTTCCACAGTTTTCTATGCGTTCACTGCCCTACAG GAGCGCTGGCAGGAGCTGGTGGAAGACATTGAAAGAGGGGAAATCAGTGGTGCTCTGTCCTTGGATCCCAAAGTGAGAGCCGGGCTGGAAGCGCTAATGAAGCCAGACCCACGTAGGGCTGCTCAGCTCCGGCCTCTCTTCCAGGACGGCTTCAGCGGGATCGCCAAGCTCCTCTGGCCTGATCTCCACCTGGTGCTGGCCGTGGACTCGGGCTCCAATCAGATCTACGGTGAAATGTTAAGAGACAACTACTGCAAAGGCGTGCCCTTTTATTCACCTTTCTATGCTGCCACTGAAG GTCTGATAGGGGTGAACCTGTGGCCTCAGGAAGCAAGCAGACGTTACCTACTATGTCCGCGCTCGATGTTTTGCGAGTTCCTGCCAGAGAACAGCCTCGAGGAGGAGTCGCCACAAACGCTGCTGATGGGGGAGGTGAAGGAGGGAGACAGCTACGAACTGGTTGTCACAAACGCCTCAGGACTTTTCAG ATTTCGAATTGGAGACATTGTGAAGGTTGTTGGGTTCCATAACCAGTGTCCTATCGTGGAGTTCCAGTACAG gcgGGGTCAGATGCTGAATGTTCGAGGGGAGAAATTGTCTGAGGCATTGTTCCTTGGTGCGTTGAGGAAAGCTGTCGCTCAATGGCCTGGAGCTCAGCTGATCGACTACTCCTGTGCCGAGAGCGGCATCTTGg GAGATTCAATCGGTGGCTCAGACCCTCATTACCAGGTGTACATAGAGCTGAAAGGTGTAAGGAATCTTACAGAGGAGCAGCGATATAAG CTGGACGTTTGTCTCCAGCAGGACTCTGCTGTGTACAAGTCCTTCCGCATTAAAGGCAGCATTGGGCCTGTCCGGGTTCAGCTCGTGGCACAGGGAGCCTTCAAGGAGCTCCGTAAACAGATGATGGAGTACACGAACACATCGCCCAACACTTTCAAAATGCATCGAGTACTTCGCAGGAAAGAATAtgcagacttcctgttgggaAAAACAGTCTCCTGA